The following are encoded in a window of Amaranthus tricolor cultivar Red isolate AtriRed21 chromosome 2, ASM2621246v1, whole genome shotgun sequence genomic DNA:
- the LOC130805418 gene encoding putative RING-H2 finger protein ATL69 — protein MANLLLIPAIIIFVAFLCYASCCCCLRRSNDPNQTQTTIVFEIDFSRTESSTSLPPPLPPPPEVETTGLDEETIESFPSIIIGESGRMIKKDDNICCICLSEYNTMEKLKILPLCLHRFHCDCIDQWLRFNGTCPICRILPLNAMLGRDNLSHNHLGSLDRVDTSVGLSGGATLGPTGSRVPRRFLKKKFKVDFYIDKSKSLIYFVPFSFTLVPHETLNPGPATAVDSCITCIYGLESTKLTSNEP, from the exons ATGGCAAATCTTTTATTAATCCCAGCAATAATCATATTTGTTGCCTTCTTATGTTATGCTTCATGCTGCTGTTGTTTAAGAAGATCAAATGATCCTAACCAAACTCAAACCACCATTgtgtttgaaattgatttttcaaGAACAGAAAGTTCAACATCGTTACCACCACCACTACCGCCGCCACCAGAAGTCGAAACGACTGGTCTCGACGAGGAAACAATCGAGTCGTTTCCAAGTATAATCATAGGAGAAAGTGGGAGGATGATTAAAAAAGATGATAATATTTGTTGTATATGTTTATCTGAGTATAATACTATGGAAAAGTTGAAGATATTACCTTTATGTTTGCATAGGTTTCATTGTGATTGTATTGATCAATGGCTTCGTTTTAATGGGACTTGCCCTATTTGTAGAATTCTTCCTCTTAAT GCGATGTTAGGGCGTGATAATTTGTCACATAATCATCTTGGCTCACTCGATCGTGTGGACACATCTGTGGGACTCAGTGGCGGAGCTACCTTAGGGCCCACGGGGTCACGTGTCCCTAggcgttttttaaaaaaaaaattcaaagtagaCTTTTATATTGACAAGAGTAAAAGT ttgatttattttgttccaTTTTCCTTTACG TTAGTGCCCCATGAGACTCTGAACCCTGGACCCGCCACTGCTGTGGATAGTTGCATAACTTGCATCTATGGGCTCGAGTCCACAAAACTCACAAGTAATGAGCCCTAA
- the LOC130805109 gene encoding putative RING-H2 finger protein ATL69, whose protein sequence is MFDYAHPFAVFFGILVVVYLLSKLCYLKRNSEAQAQAQAQAQAQVQAEIRTEAEEQHRVERKGLDQEIIDSYPTVLMGEKGNQDAACSICLSEYDKSDILKILPECLHRFHRDCLDEWLKRDDTCPICRTHPPRF, encoded by the coding sequence atgtttgaTTATGCTCACCCTTTCGCGGTGTTCTTTGGTATTTTGGTCGTTGTTTATCTTCTTTCTAAGCTCTGTTATTTGAAACGAAATAGTGAAGCCCAAGCCCAAGCCCAAGCCCAAGCCCAAGCCCAAGTCCAAGCCGAAATTCGAACTGAAGCCGAAGAACAACACCGGGTAGAGCGCAAGGGGTTAGACCAGGAGATCATAGATTCGTATCCAACGGTGTTGATGGGAGAAAAAGGGAATCAAGATGCCGCGTGTTCCATCTGCTTATCTGAATATGATAAAAGTGATATACTGAAGATTTTGCCAGAATGTTTGCATAGATTTCATAGGGATTGTTTGGATGAATGGCTGAAAAGGGATGACACGTGTCCTATTTGTAGAACTCATCCACCTCGTTTTTAG
- the LOC130805420 gene encoding bark storage protein A-like: MEESGIDDLYPEYGGLENRFLSHISATVQILVESLKIRGIIDYGNAGVVSPSLGFGDVAVLSKTAFASAWTWEEYESNSNSLEALASLKIGKYNVPKAGENELGSLKFNKIPKYTPYSGNKETFSYYIDPDCNTRKKCVNEVCNVVVPSVAYGAKGASSDIYVSNVAYAEFLHDKFGFSTVDSVMNVYRSTAVANGVNHVEFRGASNKPGVAGSPVNGALASKNTLKMVAAFIDQLPKIVPI; encoded by the exons ATGGAAGAATCTGGTATTGATGATTTGTATCCAGAATATGGTGGTCTAGAAAACAGATTTTTG TCTCATATAAGTGCGACCGTACAAATCCTGGTGGAAAGTTTAAAAATTAGAGGGATCATTGACTACGGAAATGCTGGAGTAGTTAGTCCTTCTCTTGGATTTGGTGATGTTGCTGTGCTCAGTAAAACTGCCTTCGCTAGTGCATGGACTTGGGAG GAATATGAAAGCAATTCGAATTCGTTGGAAGCATTAGCATCGTTGAAAATAGGAAAATACAATGTTCCAAAAGCAGGAGAAAACGAGTTGGGCAGTTTAAAGTTTAATAAGATCCCAAAATACACACCATACAGTGGAAACAAGGAAACCTTCTCGTATTACATTGATCCTGATTG TAACACTAGAAAAAAATGCGTGAACGAGGTGTGCAACGTAGTAGTACCAAGTGTAGCATATGGAGCAAAAGGAGCATCATCTGATATTTACGTCAGCAACGTCGCTTACGCTGAATTCCTTCACGATAAATTTGGTTTTTCCACCGTTGAtagtgttatgaatg TGTACCGATCA ACTGCTGTAGCAAATGGAGTGAACCATGTTGAGTTCCGCGGGGCATCAAACAAGCCAGGAGTAGCAGGAAGTCCAGTCAATGGTGCTTTGGCCAGCAAAAACACCCTCAAAATGGTTGCTGCTTTTATTGATCAACTCCCTAAAATTGTTCCCATTTAA
- the LOC130805421 gene encoding probable sesquiterpene synthase: MSYVFKKYKDDKGGFKCSILNEGVEGILSLYEASHVRTHGDDILDEVCVFTTNYLNSVINNMNSALGEEVRHALHQPLHKGFMRLESKHYISFYQQHASHNTTLLKFAKLDFNLLHSFHQKELRDISGCGTCKIRWWEELHSKVPFARDRLVEAYFWILGIYYEHEYLRARQLLVKLFMIVEIFDDIFDAYGSFEILQLFAEAVNRWNYKYIAKLPQYFNTCCQVLFETLDTYEQELAQEGRAYGVHHYRQQFNRGCQAWLREAKWKKEKYTPTFEEYMKTSIISIGQLQGIVGSYLGMGSIANKESFDWVCQHPMPKFVEACLVIIRLLNDVGSTQFEQTSREHVVSSVQCYMKEKGVSNENEVYEILEKKVEDAWKHLNHGIFRPFVIPKPLLDRILNLACAPEIFYKGRTDGYTMLTRSLEIKLRLLFLIRSINNICFFHQWRTQDFRNEEAQKRQNK, translated from the exons atgAGTT atGTTTTCAAGAAATATAAGGATGACAAAGGAGGCTTTAAATGCTCCATACTCAATGAAGGTGTTGAAGGTATCCTAAGTTTGTACGAGGCGTCGCATGTTCGAACCCACGGAGATGATATTTTAGATGAAGTTTGTGTGTTTACAACAAATTATCTAAATTCAGTCATTAATAATATGAATTCAGCATTGGGTGAAGAAGTAAGACATGCTCTTCATCAGCCTCTTCACAAAGGTTTTATGAGACTTGAATCAAAGCATTACATCTCATTCTATCAACAACATGCTTCTCACAATACAACCCTCTTGAAATTCGCTAAATTAGATTTCAATTTACTTCACTCATTTCATCAAAAGGAATTGCGAGATATTTCTgg TTGTGGAACATGTAAAATAAGGTGGTGGGAAGAATTGCATTCGAAGGTGCCATTCGCGAGAGACAGATTGGTAGAAGCATACTTTTGGATTTTGGGGATATATTATGAACATGAATATCTTCGTGCGAGGCAGCTTCTTGTCAAATTATTTATGATTGTTGAAATATTTGATGACATCTTTGATGCATACGGCTCCTTTGAAATCCTCCAACTTTTTGCTGAAGCGGTTAATAG GTGGAATTATAAGTACATAGCTAAACTACCACAATATTTCAACACTTGTTGTCAAGTACTTTTTGAGACCCTGGATACATATGAGCAAGAACTAGCACAAGAGGGAAGAGCATATGGTGTACATCACTATAGACAACAG TTTAACCGTGGTTGCCAAGCATGGCTTCGAGAAGCAAAATGGAAGAAAGAAAAATACACTCCAACATTTGAGGAATACATGAAAACATCAATTATATCGATTGGGCAATTACAAGGAATAGTTGGGTCGTATCTTGGCATGGGAAGCATTGCAAATAAAGAAAGTTTTGATTGGGTGTGTCAACATCCTATGCCTAAATTTGTTGAAGCATGTTTGGTAATCATTAGGCTCTTGAATGATGTAGGAAGCACCCag TTTGAGCAAACAAGTAGAGAGCATGTGGTATCTTCGGTGCAATGCTATATGAAGGAAAAAGGAGTATCAAATGAAAATGAAGTTTAtgaaattttagagaaaaaagTGGAGGATGCATGGAAACATCTAAATCATGGAATTTTCCGACCATTTGTCATCCCAAAGCCTTTATTGGATCGTATTTTAAATCTTGCTTGTGCACCTGAAATCTTCTATAAGGGAAGAACCGATGGTTACACTATGTTAACCAGGTCATTAGAGATAAAATTACGACTTTTATTTTTGATCCgatcaattaataatatatgtttCTTTCATCAGTGGCGGACCCAAGATTTTAGAAATGAGGAAGCACAAAAAaggcaaaataaataa